Proteins co-encoded in one Rhodococcus sp. PAMC28707 genomic window:
- a CDS encoding DNA starvation/stationary phase protection protein, whose amino-acid sequence MTTSNSYTVPGMSTDEGARVAALLQDRLNAYNDLHLTLKHIHWNVVGPNFISVHEMLDPQVETVRGFADDVAERIATLGSSAKGTPGTIVEQRSWDDYSIGRATAIEHLGALDLVYTGVITDTRKAIEEIGKVDPVTEDLLIGQSGQLELFHWFVRAHLENSGGQLSTSGASSEKQAAADAG is encoded by the coding sequence ATGACCACATCGAACTCATACACAGTTCCCGGCATGAGCACCGACGAGGGAGCGCGCGTCGCGGCATTGCTTCAGGATCGACTGAATGCGTACAACGACCTGCACCTGACCCTCAAGCACATTCACTGGAATGTCGTGGGTCCCAACTTCATCTCCGTCCACGAGATGCTCGATCCGCAGGTGGAAACCGTACGCGGATTCGCCGATGACGTCGCCGAGCGCATTGCGACACTGGGATCCTCGGCGAAGGGCACCCCGGGCACCATCGTCGAGCAGCGCTCATGGGACGACTACTCGATCGGGCGGGCCACAGCCATCGAACACCTCGGCGCACTCGACCTCGTGTACACCGGTGTCATCACCGACACGCGCAAGGCAATCGAAGAGATCGGCAAGGTAGATCCAGTCACCGAGGACCTGCTGATCGGGCAAAGCGGTCAACTCGAACTCTTCCACTGGTTTGTTCGCGCGCACCTGGAGAACTCCGGTGGACAGCTTTCCACAAGCGGCGCATCGAGCGAGAAGCAAGCTGCCGCAGACGCGGGCTGA
- a CDS encoding TerC family protein has translation MNVPLWAWAAFAAVVLTLLAIDLLAHRGAHVIGFKEAAWWSALWVGVALVFGGVVFATLGTTAGVEYTTAWLLEKSLSVDNLFVFALIFGYFKVPKEYQHRVLFFGVIGALVFRGIFLAAGVAIVSKFTVVLFVFAAILLYSAWKLMKEEDDSYDPSTSLAVRLLRKVIPVQDEYSGTKFFVKEAGKRIATPLLAVVVAIEAADLVFAVDSVPAVLAVSDDPFIIYSSNAFAILGLRALYFLLSGLLDKFHYLSKGLAIILGFIGVKLILQASHKVISTSIPEIPSLVSLAVIIAVLAGSIILSFVRPAKEEPSDMASGEK, from the coding sequence ATGAACGTTCCCCTCTGGGCATGGGCGGCGTTTGCCGCGGTCGTGCTCACCCTGCTCGCAATCGATTTGCTTGCGCATCGCGGTGCACACGTCATCGGCTTCAAGGAAGCTGCATGGTGGAGTGCATTGTGGGTCGGTGTCGCACTCGTCTTCGGCGGAGTCGTCTTCGCCACTCTCGGTACGACGGCAGGCGTGGAATACACAACGGCCTGGCTCCTCGAGAAAAGCTTGTCCGTGGACAACCTCTTCGTATTCGCATTGATCTTCGGCTACTTCAAAGTTCCGAAGGAATACCAGCACCGCGTTCTGTTCTTCGGCGTGATCGGCGCATTGGTATTCCGCGGCATCTTCCTCGCCGCAGGTGTAGCAATCGTCAGCAAGTTCACCGTCGTTTTGTTCGTCTTCGCAGCCATCCTGCTCTACAGCGCGTGGAAGCTGATGAAGGAAGAGGACGATTCGTATGATCCGAGCACTTCGCTTGCGGTTCGCCTGTTGCGCAAGGTCATCCCGGTTCAAGACGAGTACTCAGGGACGAAGTTCTTCGTCAAGGAGGCAGGAAAGCGCATTGCCACTCCGTTGTTGGCCGTCGTGGTTGCCATCGAAGCTGCCGACCTCGTTTTTGCCGTAGACAGCGTCCCTGCAGTTCTTGCCGTCAGCGACGATCCGTTCATCATCTACTCGTCGAATGCGTTCGCGATTCTCGGACTGCGCGCGTTGTACTTCCTGCTCTCCGGCCTTTTGGACAAGTTCCACTACCTGTCCAAGGGCTTGGCGATCATCCTCGGTTTCATCGGGGTCAAGTTGATCTTGCAGGCCAGCCACAAGGTCATCAGCACCTCGATCCCCGAGATTCCATCGCTGGTCAGCCTCGCCGTCATCATCGCGGTGTTGGCAGGCTCGATCATCCTCAGCTTCGTGCGCCCGGCAAAGGAGGAGCCTTCCGACATGGCTTCCGGCGAGAAGTAA